One part of the Entelurus aequoreus isolate RoL-2023_Sb linkage group LG05, RoL_Eaeq_v1.1, whole genome shotgun sequence genome encodes these proteins:
- the LOC133649842 gene encoding maternal B9.10 protein-like: protein MKEEIAAAVFFVARLVKRYGCLDKDSRDRFAAALTSALLERYKNHWHPNAPTKGQAYRCLRMNRVQLQDLVLQKACDRSVVRYEDLGLPEELTLWVDPGEVSCRYGEHSAPFSISAVGGCGRRTGGEFSRRVHDAVERASLGVASGSSSEEEEDGDDDDDDGSSSGSSVLSALCPPANPEPKTIPTVNNPNSVYRFSEFALGAPKTWLMYPKRKAFIGDVFQPPAPPPPPGGPAQQLSGQKGLNPYRATFTFSGPRVDKYHWVSKYRS from the exons ATGAAGGAAGAAATCGCTGCCGCCGTGTTCTTCGTTGCCCGCCTGGTTAAACGGTACGGATGTCTGGATAAGGACAGCCGGGATCGCTTCGCCGCCGCGCTCACGTCCGCTTTGTTGGAGCGCTACAAAAACCACTGGCACCCGAACGCACCAACCAAAGGGCAGGCCTACAG GTGTCTACGTATGAACCGCGTGCAGCTGCAAGACCTTGTGTTGCAGAAGGCGTGCGACAGAAGCGTGGTTCGCTACGAGGACCTGGGCCTCCCTGAGGAACTGACCTTGTGGGTCGACCCTGGCGAGGTTTCGTGCAG ATATGGCGAACACAGTGCCCCCTTCTCCATCTCAGCGGTGGGCGGCTGCGGGCGGAGAACGGGTGGCGAGTTTTCCCGCCGCGTCCACGATGCCGTGGAGCGCGCCAGCCTGGGTGTGGCCTCGGGCAGTTCTTCAGAAGAGGAGGAAGATGGCGACGACGATGATGACGATGGCAGCAGCAGTGGCAGCAGCGTCCTGTCTGCCCTGTGCCCCCCGGCCAACCCTGAACCCAAGACCATCCCCACCGTCAACAACCCCAATAGCGTCTACAGG TTCAGCGAGTTTGCTCTCGGCGCCCCCAAGACGTGGCTCATGTACCCAAAGAGGAAGGCCTTCATCGGGGATGTTTTCCAGCCTCCCGCCCCGCCTCCTCCTCCTGGAGGTCCCGCACAGCAGCTCTCTGGCCAGAAGGGCCTCAACCCTTACCGGGCCACTTTCACGTTCAGTGGCCCCCGTGTGGACAAGTACCACTGGGTCAGCAAATACCGGTCTTAG